The following are encoded together in the Bradymonas sediminis genome:
- a CDS encoding BREX system ATP-binding domain-containing protein: protein MTQHATIDPRVASHILQRLGESGQPPEFGVEWINVGNESYLKVLESEYFERQLKGGASFKLVQGYFGGGKTHFLYCVRDMAWRHGFAVAVVELSPTECPYDDTLKVYSTVARRIAMKSPTDGEGPRYGITDMLRDLVDRRVDEFEEDLRAQGHERPHVEARHQVERWIQRHVARVSCESVSYRKAIVEFALGWLEEDYERVQRLEAWLRGEPIPRAEVRDWGIYEEMSRANGFLMLRSLTQMVKGLGFAGTALLFDEVDRNLSVSAKRSQTIGDNLRQVIDLCGRHQLPNTLFMYAVPPEFMRTVVPDYPALFQRLKTPVPLGVRSPQAVLIDLEKLDLEPAELLTAIGERLIPIFEAARGFKLDAEIQRNNADILARACVQSQFEVNHRRLFVKTMVDFLHAQMVDGEKALGLDSAIDLVLDGNESLNNLVLVSDDEFQDF, encoded by the coding sequence ATGACACAACACGCCACCATCGACCCGCGGGTCGCATCTCATATCCTGCAGCGTCTGGGCGAGAGCGGACAGCCGCCTGAATTCGGCGTCGAATGGATTAATGTCGGCAACGAGAGCTACCTCAAAGTGCTCGAAAGCGAGTATTTCGAGCGCCAACTCAAAGGCGGCGCGAGCTTCAAGCTCGTGCAAGGTTATTTCGGCGGAGGAAAGACGCATTTCCTCTATTGCGTGCGCGATATGGCCTGGCGCCACGGCTTCGCGGTGGCGGTGGTTGAATTATCGCCCACCGAATGCCCCTATGATGACACCCTTAAGGTTTACTCGACGGTCGCCCGACGCATCGCCATGAAGTCGCCGACCGACGGCGAAGGCCCGCGCTACGGCATCACCGATATGTTGCGGGATCTGGTCGACCGGCGCGTCGACGAATTCGAAGAAGACCTGCGCGCCCAGGGCCACGAGCGCCCGCATGTCGAGGCCCGACACCAGGTGGAGCGCTGGATCCAGCGTCACGTGGCGCGCGTCTCCTGCGAGAGCGTCTCGTATCGAAAGGCCATCGTCGAGTTCGCGTTAGGTTGGCTCGAAGAGGATTATGAGCGCGTCCAACGCCTCGAGGCGTGGCTGCGCGGCGAGCCCATCCCGCGCGCCGAAGTGCGCGATTGGGGAATCTACGAGGAGATGAGCCGCGCCAACGGCTTTTTGATGCTTCGAAGCCTCACTCAAATGGTCAAAGGCCTCGGGTTTGCGGGCACCGCCCTGCTCTTCGACGAGGTCGATCGCAACCTCTCGGTGAGCGCCAAGCGCAGCCAAACGATCGGCGATAACCTGCGCCAGGTCATCGACCTCTGCGGGCGCCATCAACTCCCGAACACCCTCTTTATGTACGCGGTTCCGCCGGAGTTTATGCGCACCGTGGTCCCGGATTACCCGGCGCTTTTTCAGCGCCTCAAGACCCCGGTCCCCCTCGGCGTGCGAAGCCCGCAGGCCGTCCTCATCGACCTCGAAAAGCTTGACCTGGAGCCCGCGGAGCTGCTCACCGCGATCGGCGAGCGCCTGATCCCGATCTTCGAGGCCGCGCGCGGCTTTAAGCTCGACGCAGAGATTCAGCGAAATAACGCCGACATCCTGGCCCGCGCCTGCGTGCAATCCCAATTCGAGGTCAACCACCGCCGCCTCTTTGTCAAAACGATGGTGGACTTTTTGCACGCCCAAATGGTCGACGGCGAGAAGGCGCTTGGCCTGGATAGCGCCATCGATCTGGTGCTCGATGGCAACGAGTCGCTCAACAACCTCGTGCTCGTCAGCGATGACGAATTCCAAGACTTTTGA
- a CDS encoding AtpZ/AtpI family protein, which translates to MNDSENDDNRRDDSGAPSQLKMLGIYGAMGFEFVSLVVGGSVIGFWVDEKFGTTPWGVVSLILLGMLAALWHIYRVTKRFLK; encoded by the coding sequence GTGAATGACTCGGAAAACGACGATAATCGCCGCGATGATTCCGGTGCCCCCTCCCAACTAAAGATGTTGGGAATTTACGGCGCCATGGGCTTCGAATTTGTCTCATTAGTGGTCGGTGGAAGCGTGATAGGCTTCTGGGTTGACGAGAAGTTCGGCACCACCCCCTGGGGCGTGGTTAGTTTGATACTTCTGGGCATGCTCGCCGCCCTGTGGCACATCTACCGGGTCACGAAACGCTTTTTGAAATAA
- a CDS encoding Gfo/Idh/MocA family protein, which produces MAALGLIATADPQFTHHLSHLVKSTPITFALVGCGRVARQHLRALRHHSGRAELIAVCDPDPERRRAASLEHGAPEFASLEVLLKDTRPDVLILTSPSGLHPEQAILGAQRGCHIICEKPIATHWEDGLRMVEACEAADKTLFIVKQLRYNPTLQLLKNALDAQRFGDVHLIDIDVFWTRPQDYYDAEDWRGTRKLDGGAFLNQTSHYIDLLSWLFGPVADVHAFTATLGRKIEVEDSGVLNLRWRAGTLGSMSVTMLTYPENLRASMTIAGSRGTAVLGGKACDQIETWRFEDANTSAPDDDIDAINQQTRDFYGNGHLRYYANVLDALQHGAPVDVDGREGLKSLEIIEAAYRSARLKTSVELPL; this is translated from the coding sequence ATGGCCGCGTTGGGTCTCATTGCAACCGCAGACCCTCAATTTACCCACCACCTGAGCCACCTTGTGAAGTCCACCCCGATCACTTTTGCCCTCGTCGGTTGCGGCCGCGTCGCCCGCCAACATCTGCGCGCGCTTCGCCACCACAGCGGGCGCGCCGAGCTTATCGCGGTGTGCGACCCCGACCCCGAGCGGCGACGCGCGGCGAGCCTGGAGCATGGCGCCCCCGAGTTTGCTTCGCTCGAAGTGTTGCTCAAAGACACGCGTCCCGACGTGCTGATCCTCACCTCGCCCAGCGGCCTGCACCCCGAGCAGGCAATCCTAGGCGCCCAGCGCGGCTGCCATATCATCTGCGAGAAGCCGATCGCGACCCATTGGGAAGATGGCCTGCGCATGGTCGAAGCGTGCGAGGCGGCCGACAAAACACTCTTTATCGTCAAGCAATTGCGCTATAACCCGACCCTGCAATTGCTCAAAAACGCGCTGGATGCGCAGCGCTTCGGCGATGTGCACCTGATCGATATCGACGTCTTCTGGACGCGCCCGCAAGACTATTATGACGCGGAAGACTGGCGCGGAACCCGCAAATTGGACGGCGGCGCATTCCTGAACCAGACCAGCCATTATATCGATCTTCTGAGTTGGCTCTTCGGCCCGGTCGCCGACGTGCACGCGTTCACCGCGACGCTCGGGCGCAAGATTGAGGTCGAGGATTCGGGCGTGCTCAACCTGCGCTGGCGCGCCGGCACGCTGGGGTCGATGAGCGTCACGATGCTCACCTACCCCGAGAACCTTCGCGCCTCGATGACCATCGCCGGCAGCCGAGGCACCGCGGTCCTGGGCGGCAAGGCCTGCGATCAGATCGAGACCTGGCGCTTTGAAGACGCCAATACGAGCGCGCCCGACGACGATATCGACGCGATCAACCAGCAAACCCGCGACTTCTATGGCAACGGCCATCTTCGCTATTATGCCAACGTCCTCGACGCGCTCCAGCACGGCGCGCCGGTCGACGTCGACGGGCGAGAAGGGCTAAAATCGCTGGAGATCATCGAGGCGGCTTATCGGTCGGCGCGCCTGAAAACCAGCGTGGAGTTGCCACTATGA
- a CDS encoding BREX system ATP-binding domain-containing protein: MNKNLETSIRASRTLEAMRLGVVPSASLDAYTVGREAEVALVQSDLTRATENGGAVRAFLGGYGAGKTHLLELIGQHALRQNYLVSHVVLNPEETAPSHPKRVYRELIHSLQYPDLPDSDGPARGLQPLFERALNAPAALDAFQANAKGQVRNNLESGAHLYITTALRYLKRLADTEDLNRETQEHILRLLFDWLEGHPTISTTEINEDLRGVLGNRGHIFSMKDYRPWARIYGYLLSGLSAMARQLGYNGWVILVDEAEFYSLLSSENREYARNLFKALTWASVGNDDDILPFDPSELSLGGSGILQDLPPQYPMPTSAGPANSDAAIFAGPGLYTVFAMTPNTEGLEALGEAVPASAIAELNPLKLEDYQALVERVFTYYRRARPESIIDERVVGALGKVVAGLLGSGYVENPRQAMKFIVEFLDLATHRPHDMKRVVQDLRGLYA; this comes from the coding sequence ATGAATAAGAATCTTGAGACAAGCATTCGCGCCTCACGCACCCTGGAAGCCATGCGCCTGGGCGTGGTTCCGAGCGCGTCGCTGGACGCCTATACCGTCGGGCGCGAGGCCGAGGTGGCCCTGGTCCAGAGCGATCTCACGCGCGCCACCGAAAACGGCGGCGCGGTGCGCGCCTTTTTAGGCGGCTACGGCGCGGGCAAAACACATCTGCTCGAGTTGATCGGCCAACACGCGCTGCGCCAGAATTACCTGGTCTCACACGTCGTCCTCAACCCCGAAGAGACCGCCCCCAGCCACCCCAAACGCGTCTATCGCGAATTGATCCACTCGCTTCAATACCCGGATCTGCCCGACTCCGACGGCCCCGCTCGCGGGTTGCAACCGCTCTTTGAGCGCGCGCTCAACGCTCCCGCCGCGCTCGACGCATTTCAGGCAAACGCCAAGGGACAGGTTCGAAACAACCTCGAAAGCGGCGCTCACCTCTATATTACGACCGCCCTTCGCTACCTCAAACGACTGGCCGACACCGAAGATCTCAATCGCGAAACCCAGGAGCATATCCTTCGCCTGCTCTTCGATTGGCTCGAAGGACACCCGACGATCTCGACCACCGAGATCAACGAAGACCTGCGCGGAGTGCTCGGCAACCGCGGCCATATCTTCAGCATGAAGGACTACCGCCCCTGGGCTCGAATCTACGGTTATCTGCTCAGCGGCCTCTCCGCGATGGCTCGCCAACTCGGCTATAACGGCTGGGTTATCCTGGTCGATGAGGCCGAGTTTTACTCGCTTCTGTCGAGCGAAAACCGCGAATACGCGCGTAATCTATTTAAGGCGCTCACCTGGGCGTCGGTCGGCAACGATGACGATATCTTGCCCTTCGACCCCTCGGAGCTAAGCCTCGGCGGCAGCGGGATCCTGCAGGATTTGCCGCCGCAATATCCGATGCCGACCTCCGCTGGCCCAGCGAATAGCGACGCAGCGATCTTCGCCGGCCCCGGGCTCTATACCGTCTTCGCGATGACCCCGAATACCGAGGGGCTTGAGGCGCTGGGCGAAGCGGTCCCTGCGAGCGCCATCGCCGAGCTCAACCCGCTGAAACTCGAGGACTATCAGGCACTTGTAGAGCGGGTCTTCACCTATTATCGCCGCGCCCGCCCCGAATCCATCATCGATGAACGCGTCGTCGGCGCCCTCGGAAAAGTCGTCGCCGGATTGCTCGGCTCGGGTTATGTCGAAAACCCACGCCAGGCAATGAAATTCATCGTCGAGTTCCTCGACCTCGCCACACATCGCCCCCACGATATGAAGCGCGTCGTCCAAGATCTGCGAGGCCTCTACGCATGA
- a CDS encoding DegT/DnrJ/EryC1/StrS family aminotransferase, with protein MTQLPFFDIQAQHEPIREEIAQAIALVIDSGRFIRGPFVEKFEAEAAAYLGVSHTVGVSSGTDALLAALMALEIGPGDEVITTPFTFCASAEVIARVGATPVFVDIDPATFNLDPALLEDALSEKTRAIMPVHIFGQTCDMEKILAFARQNDLYVIEDCAQAMGATFDLPGSGPQQAGAMGHVGCYSFFPTKNLGALGDGGLIACHNPELAERIRLLCNHGSQPKFRQQRIGGNFRLDAIQAAVLSVKLPRLDAWIAQRRDLAKRYHHALGDLDEITVPDEAPRCLHTYNQYTLRTADRPALQKRLADAGIPSAIYYRESLHQMPPYRECPRYPDTLPQATAACDEVLSLPIFAPSIEVDRIRHTLANA; from the coding sequence ATGACCCAACTTCCTTTTTTCGACATCCAAGCCCAGCACGAACCCATCCGCGAAGAGATCGCCCAGGCGATCGCCCTGGTCATCGACTCCGGCCGGTTTATCCGCGGCCCCTTCGTAGAGAAATTCGAGGCAGAAGCAGCCGCCTACCTGGGCGTCTCCCACACCGTCGGCGTGTCCTCGGGCACCGACGCCCTGCTGGCCGCGCTCATGGCCCTTGAGATCGGCCCAGGGGATGAAGTGATCACCACGCCCTTTACCTTCTGCGCCTCCGCCGAGGTGATCGCGCGCGTGGGCGCGACGCCGGTCTTCGTCGATATCGATCCCGCGACCTTTAACCTCGACCCCGCGCTGCTCGAAGATGCGCTCAGCGAGAAGACTCGCGCGATCATGCCGGTGCATATCTTCGGCCAGACCTGCGATATGGAGAAGATCCTCGCCTTCGCCCGGCAAAACGACCTCTATGTGATTGAGGATTGCGCGCAGGCCATGGGCGCCACCTTCGACCTCCCCGGCTCCGGCCCCCAGCAGGCGGGCGCGATGGGCCACGTCGGCTGCTATAGCTTCTTCCCCACCAAAAACCTCGGCGCACTCGGCGACGGCGGACTCATCGCCTGCCATAACCCCGAGCTGGCCGAGCGCATCCGACTGCTATGCAACCACGGCAGCCAACCGAAATTTCGCCAGCAACGCATCGGCGGAAACTTCCGCCTCGACGCCATCCAGGCCGCCGTCCTCAGCGTCAAGCTCCCCCGCCTCGACGCCTGGATCGCCCAACGCCGCGACCTCGCCAAGCGCTATCACCACGCCCTTGGCGACCTCGACGAGATCACCGTCCCAGACGAAGCGCCGCGCTGCTTGCACACCTATAACCAATATACGCTGCGCACCGCCGATCGCCCCGCCCTTCAAAAGCGACTGGCAGACGCGGGCATCCCCAGCGCCATTTACTATCGCGAGAGCCTCCACCAGATGCCGCCTTATCGCGAATGCCCGCGCTATCCGGACACGCTACCCCAGGCCACGGCCGCCTGCGACGAAGTCTTGAGCCTGCCGATCTTCGCCCCCTCGATCGAGGTCGACCGCATCCGGCACACGCTCGCCAACGCATAG
- a CDS encoding ATP synthase subunit I, producing the protein MTSFGTTFVNGLVSKTIIIGVALAALGWLVLTAEFAGATLLGTMVSAFNLRVVAWVSGKMVASAQKGETGTGRWSAILLIKLFLLFVLTYVFIAIVGADVIGYIIGYSTFLLAIVWQAVVVMNRSSAPHEDANQDDTESL; encoded by the coding sequence ATGACCTCATTTGGAACCACATTCGTCAACGGACTCGTTTCCAAGACGATCATCATCGGAGTGGCGCTGGCTGCCCTCGGGTGGTTGGTGCTAACTGCGGAATTTGCCGGCGCAACCCTTCTAGGGACGATGGTAAGTGCATTTAACCTGCGCGTCGTCGCGTGGGTCAGCGGCAAGATGGTCGCATCCGCCCAAAAGGGCGAAACCGGCACCGGACGCTGGTCAGCGATTTTGCTGATTAAATTATTTCTTTTATTCGTGCTGACGTACGTCTTTATCGCGATCGTCGGCGCTGATGTTATCGGCTATATCATTGGGTATAGCACGTTTTTATTGGCCATCGTGTGGCAGGCTGTCGTGGTCATGAACCGCTCCAGCGCCCCGCACGAAGACGCCAACCAAGACGACACCGAGAGCTTATAA
- a CDS encoding DsbA family protein has protein sequence MAQENSGNPTARLLVIVVVALIAFAGGFFVSNMTNKSGNAGDSGSAAVAPSPSGERGTEGDGTALPIGDSFILGKESALVTVVEFSDFQCPFCARGATTMEQLQKKYPDDVKVVFKHYPLPMHPQATPASYAAIAAGNQGKFWEMHDWLFKNQKEIRNHGDDMKEWAGGHAKTLGLDIEKFNKDFDDPKTHQIVKDDMELGGKVAVRGTPHFFVNGERVVGAKPLAAFEEIVEAHLKEAKSLMKGGVARADVYGKMVAKNFDGGKADNKPSAAKPAGPSVEFIPVESNDPVFGNTKDPLVTIVEFSDFQCPFCSKVVPTVKQIKEEYGNEVRFVFKQLPLAMHAEAKPAARASLAADRQGKFWEMHDLLFEKHREFKSKSADFEGYAAGLAEQLGLNVAKFKKDYNDPAIAAQVERDLKLAGKVGARGTPNFWINGVNLRGAQPFPSFKAEIDKQIKLAKELKASKKLSGDDLYKALVEKNKASAPKAPAAPAAPAAKVDVKDLALGNAPILGPKNAPVTIVEYSDFECPYCKRGDASLKEAIADYDGKVKVAFKHYPLPFHKKAPGASKAAMAAGEQGKFWEMHDLLFENQRNLGSDDTYIGYAEKLGLNVEKFKKDLKNPEYQKIIDADMAQGSKVGVRGTPAFFINGERLVGAQPASKFKEAIDRALKEAK, from the coding sequence ATGGCACAAGAAAATAGTGGAAACCCTACGGCGCGCCTTCTGGTGATCGTCGTCGTAGCTTTGATTGCATTTGCAGGCGGCTTCTTCGTCTCAAATATGACCAACAAATCCGGCAACGCCGGCGACTCCGGCTCGGCAGCAGTTGCGCCGAGCCCCAGCGGCGAGCGTGGCACCGAGGGCGATGGAACGGCCCTTCCGATCGGCGACAGCTTCATTCTTGGAAAAGAATCGGCGTTGGTTACTGTGGTTGAATTCTCGGACTTCCAATGCCCCTTCTGCGCCCGTGGCGCGACGACGATGGAGCAGCTTCAGAAGAAATACCCCGACGACGTGAAGGTCGTCTTCAAGCATTACCCGCTGCCCATGCATCCGCAGGCGACCCCCGCGTCGTATGCCGCGATCGCTGCCGGCAACCAGGGTAAATTCTGGGAGATGCACGACTGGTTGTTCAAAAACCAGAAAGAGATCCGCAACCACGGCGACGATATGAAAGAGTGGGCTGGCGGACACGCCAAAACGCTCGGCCTTGATATCGAGAAATTCAATAAGGATTTCGATGATCCCAAGACCCACCAGATCGTCAAAGACGACATGGAACTCGGCGGAAAGGTTGCCGTTCGTGGCACCCCGCACTTCTTCGTCAACGGTGAGCGCGTCGTCGGCGCCAAGCCGCTGGCTGCGTTCGAAGAGATCGTTGAAGCGCACCTGAAAGAGGCCAAGAGCCTGATGAAAGGCGGCGTGGCTCGCGCTGACGTCTACGGCAAAATGGTCGCCAAGAACTTCGACGGCGGCAAAGCTGACAACAAGCCTTCTGCTGCAAAGCCGGCTGGTCCCTCCGTTGAGTTCATCCCGGTCGAGTCCAATGACCCGGTCTTCGGAAATACCAAAGATCCGTTGGTCACCATCGTTGAATTCTCCGACTTCCAATGCCCCTTCTGCAGCAAGGTCGTTCCGACCGTGAAGCAGATCAAAGAAGAGTACGGCAACGAAGTTCGTTTCGTGTTCAAGCAACTGCCCTTGGCCATGCATGCTGAAGCCAAGCCGGCTGCGCGCGCTTCGCTGGCGGCTGACCGTCAGGGTAAATTCTGGGAGATGCACGACCTGCTCTTCGAGAAGCATCGTGAGTTCAAGAGCAAATCGGCCGACTTCGAGGGATATGCTGCCGGCCTGGCCGAGCAGCTTGGCCTGAACGTCGCCAAATTCAAAAAGGATTATAACGATCCGGCCATCGCCGCTCAGGTTGAGCGTGACCTTAAGCTGGCCGGCAAAGTTGGCGCGCGTGGCACCCCGAACTTCTGGATCAACGGCGTCAACCTTCGTGGTGCGCAGCCGTTCCCGTCCTTCAAAGCCGAGATCGACAAGCAGATCAAATTGGCCAAGGAGCTCAAAGCCAGCAAGAAATTGTCGGGTGATGACCTCTACAAAGCCCTGGTCGAGAAGAATAAGGCCAGCGCCCCGAAAGCTCCGGCCGCACCGGCCGCTCCGGCTGCAAAGGTCGACGTCAAGGACCTCGCTTTGGGTAACGCGCCCATCCTCGGACCGAAGAACGCTCCGGTCACGATCGTCGAGTATTCCGATTTTGAGTGCCCCTATTGCAAACGTGGCGATGCCAGCCTGAAAGAGGCGATCGCTGACTATGACGGCAAAGTCAAAGTCGCGTTCAAGCATTACCCGCTGCCCTTCCACAAGAAGGCTCCGGGCGCGTCGAAAGCCGCCATGGCTGCCGGCGAGCAGGGCAAATTCTGGGAGATGCACGACCTGCTCTTCGAGAACCAGCGTAACCTGGGCTCCGACGACACCTATATCGGCTACGCCGAGAAGCTCGGCCTGAACGTCGAGAAGTTCAAAAAAGACCTGAAGAACCCCGAGTATCAGAAGATCATCGACGCCGACATGGCGCAGGGTTCCAAGGTTGGCGTTCGTGGAACGCCCGCGTTCTTCATCAACGGCGAGCGTCTCGTCGGCGCACAGCCTGCTTCGAAGTTCAAAGAAGCGATCGACCGCGCGCTGAAAGAAGCCAAGTAA
- a CDS encoding DEAD/DEAH box helicase — MTSSSDKSFALQDDPFAGLEDALEYSPARAPKGDFGEREARRLLPHVWHAFFGRFGRLTDPQLAAIKPIVEGKSVVLCAATASGKTEALLGPMLERTMQRAARKSTAQRFLRVIILCPTRALCNDFLRRVRRPIQACNLSVDLKSGDSPNFDPDRPPNVLITTPESLDSLLSRKPHGLKHVESIFLDEVHLLDGGNRGDHTRALVARIKSFRPNLQICCASATAPQAERLGLEFAQPNSPEDLEILRVQGGRDRDLSVEYEQFHRMRDAAASIYRLTQNQLGSKILVFANKRDEVEYIAALLAAEDGLPVFAHHGSLAKPERLRAERGFLNATHGVCVATMTLELGIDIGNVDRVVLLNPPANVASFTQRIGRSNRRGGDIQVTCLYASAFDLQRFEHLVKCARAGQLFVEAIPFRPSILPQQATSLLFQNPDNWVSDRVLHKRLPPDVAAEWTRADCRAVLETMRREGYFHANARGQFVADEPARRDYRYGQMHTHIDPDGEVEVIDETTGRQVGTALLSRKDKSRLEESSASHVGFLLAGKQRKVTRVKDQKIFVQSNNLPDEPSFLSRMGPRYSFDLARDLADFVGVEEKTILMHPTGARDGWYIEHFFGSIWGWLLDAVLEHHGFMTNTKGGISHFQSKLKYKGTPPESLGDIFTIQTAAEKFLDDTDAPKYKALLRSLQPGPWLNYVPDDMVQRWVYHCARPADFADTLAEFRVVVV, encoded by the coding sequence ATGACGAGTTCCTCCGATAAGTCGTTCGCGCTGCAGGATGACCCCTTCGCGGGCCTTGAAGACGCGCTCGAATATAGCCCTGCGCGCGCGCCCAAGGGGGACTTCGGCGAACGCGAGGCGCGCCGGCTTTTGCCGCACGTCTGGCACGCCTTCTTCGGGCGATTCGGCCGCCTCACCGACCCCCAACTCGCCGCGATCAAACCGATCGTTGAGGGGAAATCAGTGGTCCTCTGCGCGGCGACCGCCTCGGGAAAGACCGAAGCCCTGCTCGGCCCGATGCTCGAGCGAACCATGCAGCGCGCTGCGAGAAAATCCACCGCGCAGCGTTTTTTACGCGTCATCATCCTCTGCCCCACCCGTGCACTATGCAACGACTTTTTGCGACGCGTGCGAAGGCCGATCCAGGCCTGCAATCTGAGCGTGGATCTCAAAAGTGGCGACAGCCCAAATTTCGACCCGGATCGCCCGCCAAATGTCCTGATCACCACTCCGGAATCCCTGGATTCACTCCTCAGCCGAAAACCGCACGGCCTCAAACACGTCGAATCGATCTTCCTCGATGAGGTTCATCTGCTCGATGGGGGCAATCGCGGCGACCATACGCGCGCGCTCGTCGCGCGCATCAAAAGCTTTCGCCCCAACCTGCAGATTTGCTGCGCCTCGGCCACCGCCCCGCAGGCCGAGCGCCTGGGGCTCGAATTCGCCCAGCCCAACTCCCCCGAGGATTTAGAGATATTGCGCGTCCAGGGTGGCCGCGACCGCGACCTGAGCGTCGAATACGAACAATTTCACCGGATGCGCGACGCCGCGGCGAGTATTTATCGCCTCACCCAGAATCAGCTAGGCAGTAAGATTCTGGTCTTCGCCAATAAACGTGACGAAGTCGAATATATCGCCGCCCTATTGGCCGCCGAAGACGGCCTGCCGGTCTTCGCGCACCACGGAAGCCTGGCCAAACCCGAGCGACTTCGCGCCGAGCGCGGCTTCCTCAACGCGACCCACGGCGTCTGCGTCGCCACGATGACCCTCGAATTGGGCATCGACATCGGCAACGTCGACCGCGTCGTCTTGCTCAATCCACCCGCGAATGTCGCCTCATTCACACAGCGGATCGGACGCAGCAACCGACGCGGCGGCGACATCCAGGTGACGTGCCTCTACGCGTCGGCCTTTGATTTGCAGCGCTTTGAGCACCTCGTAAAATGCGCGCGCGCGGGTCAACTCTTCGTCGAAGCGATCCCCTTTCGCCCGTCGATTCTGCCCCAACAAGCGACCTCATTGCTCTTCCAAAACCCCGACAACTGGGTCTCGGATCGGGTCCTACACAAACGACTCCCGCCCGATGTCGCCGCTGAATGGACCCGCGCGGATTGCCGCGCGGTCCTCGAAACGATGCGACGCGAAGGCTATTTCCACGCCAACGCCCGCGGCCAATTCGTGGCCGACGAACCGGCGCGCCGAGACTATCGCTACGGGCAGATGCACACCCATATCGATCCCGACGGCGAAGTCGAGGTCATCGACGAGACCACCGGCCGCCAGGTCGGCACTGCCTTATTATCGCGCAAGGACAAGAGCCGCCTGGAGGAAAGTAGCGCCTCGCACGTCGGCTTCCTCCTGGCCGGAAAGCAACGAAAGGTCACCCGCGTCAAAGACCAAAAAATCTTCGTCCAATCGAATAACCTCCCGGATGAACCCAGCTTTCTCTCCCGCATGGGCCCGCGCTATTCTTTCGACCTCGCCCGAGACCTCGCCGACTTTGTCGGCGTCGAGGAGAAGACAATCTTGATGCACCCGACCGGCGCGCGCGACGGATGGTATATTGAGCATTTCTTCGGCAGCATCTGGGGTTGGCTGCTCGACGCTGTTTTGGAGCACCACGGCTTCATGACCAACACCAAAGGGGGCATCAGCCATTTTCAATCCAAATTAAAATATAAGGGTACCCCGCCGGAATCGCTCGGCGATATTTTCACCATCCAGACCGCCGCCGAGAAATTCTTGGACGACACCGATGCCCCGAAGTACAAAGCGCTGCTGAGATCCTTGCAGCCCGGCCCCTGGCTCAACTACGTCCCCGACGACATGGTCCAACGCTGGGTCTATCACTGCGCACGCCCTGCTGACTTTGCCGACACGCTGGCCGAATTCCGGGTCGTGGTGGTCTAA
- a CDS encoding acyltransferase → MSAVTAHPSAIIDPGATIGDGTRIWHFSHICAGAEIGANCSLGQNVFVAGGARIGAGSKIQNNVSIFDGVVLAEDVFVGPSAVFTNVRHPRAHVSRRSEYGATRVGRGASIGANATIVCGSTAHPRVIGEYALVGAGSVVTCDLRAHALVVGNPARQIGWVCACGERLDDDLICARCANQYRLAGEQIERVPAQ, encoded by the coding sequence ATGAGCGCGGTCACAGCCCACCCCAGCGCCATCATCGACCCGGGCGCGACGATCGGCGACGGCACCCGCATCTGGCACTTCTCGCATATCTGCGCGGGCGCCGAGATCGGGGCGAATTGCTCGCTGGGGCAAAATGTATTCGTCGCCGGCGGCGCCCGCATCGGCGCGGGCTCAAAGATCCAGAATAACGTCTCGATCTTCGACGGTGTCGTGCTTGCCGAAGACGTCTTCGTCGGCCCCAGCGCCGTCTTTACCAATGTGCGCCACCCCCGCGCGCACGTCTCGCGCCGCTCAGAATACGGCGCGACCCGCGTCGGCCGCGGCGCCAGCATCGGCGCGAACGCCACCATTGTCTGCGGCTCAACCGCCCACCCCCGAGTCATCGGGGAATACGCGCTGGTCGGCGCCGGTTCGGTCGTCACATGCGATCTCCGCGCGCACGCGCTCGTCGTCGGCAACCCGGCGCGCCAAATCGGCTGGGTATGCGCATGTGGTGAGCGGCTCGACGACGACCTCATATGCGCGCGCTGCGCAAATCAGTACCGCTTGGCCGGCGAGCAGATTGAGCGCGTCCCCGCCCAATAA